One window of Candidatus Mycobacterium wuenschmannii genomic DNA carries:
- a CDS encoding helix-turn-helix domain-containing protein, producing the protein MPINPSPAVQRAGQVLWYLAEHPSESHTVAQISRVLEIPRATCDSILQALTAQGFVNRREREMTYELGASCLALASAAQAANTVLSVANRQADQLARDLGACVVVSTVIAGEARAVAVFDRAPSTMYRARVGHAIPLAPPFGVVFVAWDPAASEQWLTRGGPQPEPDDLQRWQQSLQFARRHGYSFSVYAAPGPQFGQVLEDLVLAPDSEPSRRERDMLIERLRHSEYLAIEVDSDADVQFLQISAPVFDANGTVSASLMVLGTRRPMRGDQLEELAGRVVAAADRATTQAREMRLGEPAAAI; encoded by the coding sequence ATGCCGATCAACCCATCGCCCGCGGTGCAGCGCGCTGGTCAAGTTCTCTGGTACCTGGCCGAGCACCCCTCGGAGTCCCACACCGTCGCCCAGATCTCGCGGGTGTTGGAGATACCGCGCGCGACGTGCGATTCGATCCTGCAAGCGCTGACCGCCCAAGGCTTTGTCAACCGCCGGGAGCGGGAGATGACCTACGAGCTGGGCGCATCGTGCCTGGCGCTGGCCAGCGCTGCTCAGGCTGCCAATACCGTGCTCAGTGTGGCCAACCGGCAGGCCGACCAGCTCGCGCGCGATCTGGGTGCCTGCGTGGTGGTCTCGACCGTCATCGCCGGTGAGGCGCGCGCGGTGGCCGTCTTCGACCGCGCACCCTCCACGATGTATCGCGCCCGTGTCGGACATGCGATCCCGCTGGCGCCGCCGTTCGGCGTGGTATTCGTGGCCTGGGACCCAGCGGCCAGCGAGCAGTGGCTGACCCGTGGGGGCCCGCAACCCGAGCCCGACGACCTGCAGCGGTGGCAACAATCACTACAGTTCGCCCGCCGCCACGGCTATAGCTTCTCGGTGTACGCCGCACCCGGTCCCCAGTTCGGCCAGGTCCTCGAAGACCTAGTGCTAGCACCGGATTCAGAGCCCAGCCGACGCGAGCGCGACATGCTGATCGAACGCTTGCGCCACAGCGAATACTTGGCCATCGAAGTCGACTCCGACGCCGACGTGCAGTTCCTGCAAATCTCAGCGCCGGTGTTCGACGCCAACGGCACGGTCAGCGCGTCGTTAATGGTGCTGGGCACGCGGCGCCCGATGCGCGGCGACCAACTCGAAGAGCTGGCCGGCCGCGTGGTTGCGGCCGCGGACCGCGCGACCACGCAGGCGCGCGAGATGCGTCTCGGTGAGCCCGCCGCAGCGATATGA
- a CDS encoding alpha/beta fold hydrolase produces MSLPLSPRSLRFDSAATRLDRLYAAAHRHGISAERLVLPAEGLLRGRDPELHYLEWPGPQRGPSVLMLHGGGLHAHTFDLVGNLVSRHARCVALDLRGHGESGWAGPGQYGASAIADDIDAVVCALQLAPVVVVGHSVGGMGAMVWAARSPEGLAALMIVDVAPGMNQEGTGSVHEFVAANPTFTDLDDVDRFFARGTTPSVAAGDSAAANLRWDANGRLAFKYDTAQFAGIDLPLGDELRAVAARIDAPTRVLRGQRSKVIDNEAAAELAGLIPGASWAVVPDAGHTIQSSNPAGLAAEIIAIAT; encoded by the coding sequence ATGAGCCTGCCGCTGTCGCCGCGCTCATTGCGTTTCGACTCCGCGGCAACGCGACTGGACCGCTTGTACGCGGCGGCGCACCGGCACGGAATCTCCGCTGAGCGGCTCGTGTTGCCCGCCGAAGGTCTGCTGCGCGGGCGCGATCCGGAGCTGCATTATCTGGAATGGCCTGGGCCGCAGCGCGGCCCGTCCGTGCTGATGCTGCATGGCGGCGGGCTGCACGCGCATACGTTCGATCTTGTGGGCAACCTAGTGTCGCGCCATGCGCGCTGCGTCGCACTCGACCTGCGCGGACACGGCGAGAGCGGGTGGGCCGGTCCCGGACAGTACGGCGCGTCAGCCATCGCGGACGACATCGACGCTGTGGTGTGTGCACTGCAGCTGGCGCCGGTGGTCGTGGTCGGTCATTCGGTCGGCGGAATGGGGGCTATGGTCTGGGCGGCCCGCTCACCGGAGGGACTGGCCGCGTTGATGATCGTCGATGTCGCGCCGGGCATGAATCAAGAGGGCACGGGCAGTGTTCACGAATTCGTTGCCGCCAACCCGACATTCACCGACCTCGACGACGTCGACCGCTTTTTTGCCCGCGGCACAACCCCCAGCGTGGCGGCCGGTGACAGCGCGGCGGCCAACCTGCGCTGGGATGCCAATGGGCGGTTGGCTTTCAAATACGACACCGCCCAATTCGCCGGGATCGACCTGCCCCTCGGTGACGAGCTGCGCGCCGTCGCCGCCCGCATTGATGCTCCGACACGGGTTCTGAGAGGCCAGCGCAGCAAGGTCATCGACAATGAGGCCGCTGCGGAGCTGGCCGGGCTAATTCCAGGGGCCAGCTGGGCGGTGGTGCCTGATGCGGGCCACACCATTCAATCCAGCAACCCGGCCGGTCTGGCCGCCGAAATCATCGCCATCGCAACGTGA
- a CDS encoding TetR/AcrR family transcriptional regulator, whose translation MPLSADKDWACDIGPGHTEPDTDPEPHSDVRHYRADILTAAIESAGCGGFHDVHMRDVATRANVSIATLYHHFPSKVHLLVGALSAELTAYAAALGATGAGAVGRVESLRGGINALIDVMQRRAAATDAMTHAYAAAYAMGIAEADVVRAQTVAIFTDLLGEGPTRPYGEVAELLTDVWTWEIFGLVQRRRTFEQFRARLMATTDALARHTLSG comes from the coding sequence ATGCCGCTTTCGGCGGATAAGGACTGGGCGTGCGACATCGGGCCCGGTCACACCGAACCCGACACCGATCCCGAACCGCATTCCGATGTTCGTCACTACCGTGCAGACATCCTCACCGCAGCGATTGAGAGTGCAGGCTGCGGCGGTTTCCACGATGTGCACATGCGCGATGTCGCCACGCGCGCAAACGTTTCCATCGCAACGCTGTATCACCACTTTCCCTCGAAAGTGCACCTGCTTGTCGGTGCGCTGTCTGCGGAGCTCACCGCCTACGCGGCTGCGCTGGGCGCCACCGGCGCCGGCGCCGTAGGTCGCGTCGAGAGTTTGCGGGGCGGGATCAACGCCTTGATCGACGTGATGCAGCGCCGGGCCGCGGCGACCGACGCGATGACCCATGCCTATGCCGCCGCGTACGCGATGGGCATCGCTGAGGCCGATGTGGTGCGCGCGCAGACGGTCGCGATCTTCACCGACCTGCTAGGTGAGGGGCCTACGCGGCCGTACGGTGAGGTCGCCGAGCTGTTGACCGACGTGTGGACATGGGAGATCTTCGGCCTGGTGCAACGTCGCCGCACCTTCGAGCAGTTCCGAGCCCGGCTGATGGCCACCACTGATGCGCTTGCCCGCCACACCTTATCGGGCTAG
- a CDS encoding cupin domain-containing protein, giving the protein MPVSKPTELPADGGGRWPHTGFRSVRWGDMEVGYTVAPAVDCAPGYVGLPGDLCQCPHYGYVFRGRLRAIYRGTDWPDDVATAGDVYFFPAGHTLVYEKETECLEINPAAALEVLMNHFELMLSGGWPSPGHESSATEG; this is encoded by the coding sequence ATGCCTGTCAGCAAACCTACCGAGCTTCCCGCCGATGGCGGGGGTCGCTGGCCGCACACCGGATTTCGCTCGGTGCGCTGGGGCGACATGGAGGTCGGCTACACGGTGGCCCCCGCGGTCGACTGCGCGCCGGGCTATGTCGGGCTGCCGGGCGATCTGTGCCAGTGCCCGCACTACGGTTATGTTTTCCGCGGTCGGCTGCGGGCGATTTACCGTGGTACGGACTGGCCCGACGACGTCGCTACCGCAGGCGACGTGTACTTCTTCCCAGCTGGGCACACCCTGGTCTACGAGAAGGAGACCGAATGTCTGGAGATCAATCCCGCCGCGGCGCTGGAGGTGTTGATGAACCATTTCGAGCTGATGCTTAGTGGAGGGTGGCCCAGCCCCGGACACGAGTCGTCTGCCACGGAAGGCTGA
- a CDS encoding TetR/AcrR family transcriptional regulator, translating into MARRHGWGGDPPADDGEATERIVAAAVEQMSRNGGADISLADVAKSLGVIRQTVYRYFSTAEALMKAAALASVEHYMARLQRHLLGIHDPAEALTEAVAFTLENLHRTPQIGHFLEHPYVEASSVAVTSQRAAVFGREMVERFDVDWAAAGFDDALLEETVEFALRTMQSFFLSPSRPRRSREQLRTYLRRWVGGALDAHAAALHP; encoded by the coding sequence ATGGCGCGTAGGCACGGGTGGGGTGGCGATCCGCCCGCCGACGACGGCGAGGCGACCGAACGCATCGTGGCCGCCGCGGTCGAGCAGATGAGCCGCAACGGCGGGGCTGATATCAGCCTGGCCGATGTCGCCAAGTCATTGGGCGTCATCCGGCAGACGGTGTACCGCTACTTCTCCACCGCAGAGGCATTGATGAAGGCGGCGGCGCTGGCCTCGGTGGAGCACTACATGGCGCGGCTGCAGCGTCATCTGCTCGGAATCCATGACCCTGCAGAGGCGTTGACCGAAGCGGTGGCCTTCACGCTGGAGAACCTCCACCGCACTCCCCAGATTGGGCATTTCCTCGAACACCCCTACGTGGAGGCCAGTAGCGTCGCCGTCACCTCGCAGCGCGCCGCCGTGTTCGGTCGCGAGATGGTGGAGCGGTTCGACGTCGACTGGGCTGCAGCGGGATTTGATGACGCCTTGCTCGAGGAGACGGTGGAATTCGCGCTGCGCACGATGCAGTCGTTTTTTCTGAGCCCGAGTCGTCCACGGCGCAGCCGAGAGCAGCTGCGCACCTACCTTCGCCGGTGGGTAGGGGGCGCACTGGACGCCCACGCCGCGGCGCTGCACCCGTAA
- a CDS encoding cytochrome P450, with product MSVTDDPRVVSVGTRPNIDLTDGAFYADRPRAAYAWMRDHEPVFRDRNGLAAVSTYAAVVEAERNPALFSNAGGIRPDQPGSPMMIDMDDPAHLKRRKLVNAGFTRKRVQDLAESIDTLCDTLIDAVCEKGECDFVRDIAAPLPMAVIGDMLGVRPEQREMFLKWSDDLVTGLSSRVSEQTAAHMVQTFADYSEFTRATLAQRRLDPGEDLISVLVNAEVDGGRLDDDEIVMETLLILIGGDETTRHTLSGGTEQLLRHPEHQRALGDDLDLVPQAVEEMLRWTSPVKNMCRLLTEDTTFHDASLRAGEKVMLLFESANFDESVFDAPEEFDPWRFPNNHIAFGFGSHFCLGNQLARLELSTMLRKLLARLPDLRLADASALPLRPANFVSGLEQMPVVFTPSAPVLS from the coding sequence ATGTCCGTAACCGATGATCCACGCGTCGTGTCGGTGGGCACACGCCCCAACATCGATTTGACCGACGGCGCGTTTTACGCCGACCGTCCACGTGCCGCGTATGCGTGGATGAGGGATCACGAGCCGGTTTTTCGTGACCGCAATGGCCTGGCGGCGGTGTCGACGTACGCCGCGGTAGTGGAGGCCGAGCGCAATCCGGCGTTGTTTTCCAATGCTGGAGGTATCCGTCCCGATCAGCCTGGCTCGCCGATGATGATCGACATGGACGATCCTGCTCACCTCAAACGGCGCAAACTCGTCAACGCCGGCTTCACCCGGAAACGTGTGCAAGACCTTGCCGAATCTATTGATACGTTGTGCGACACCCTGATCGACGCGGTGTGCGAGAAAGGCGAGTGCGACTTCGTCCGCGACATCGCGGCCCCGCTACCGATGGCGGTGATCGGCGACATGCTCGGTGTGCGCCCCGAGCAGCGCGAGATGTTCTTGAAATGGTCCGACGATCTTGTCACTGGATTGAGTTCGCGAGTCAGCGAGCAGACGGCCGCGCACATGGTGCAGACCTTCGCCGACTACAGCGAATTCACCCGCGCCACACTGGCTCAGCGGCGTCTCGATCCTGGCGAGGATTTGATCAGTGTGCTAGTTAACGCCGAAGTCGACGGCGGTCGCCTTGACGACGACGAGATCGTCATGGAGACACTGCTCATCCTGATCGGTGGCGATGAGACCACGCGTCACACCCTGTCTGGTGGCACCGAGCAGTTGCTGCGCCATCCCGAGCACCAGCGCGCGCTTGGCGACGATCTGGACTTGGTGCCGCAAGCCGTTGAGGAGATGCTGCGCTGGACCTCGCCGGTCAAGAACATGTGCCGCCTGCTGACCGAGGACACGACATTTCACGATGCATCACTGCGCGCCGGGGAGAAGGTCATGCTGTTGTTCGAGTCCGCGAATTTCGACGAGTCGGTATTTGATGCGCCCGAGGAGTTCGATCCGTGGCGTTTCCCGAACAATCACATCGCGTTTGGTTTCGGCAGTCACTTCTGCCTAGGCAATCAGCTGGCTCGCCTCGAGCTCTCGACCATGTTGCGCAAACTGCTGGCTCGGCTGCCTGATCTGCGCCTGGCTGATGCCTCGGCACTGCCGCTGCGCCCGGCCAACTTCGTCAGCGGTCTCGAGCAGATGCCGGTGGTGTTCACCCCGTCGGCGCCGGTACTGAGCTGA
- a CDS encoding alpha/beta hydrolase domain-containing protein gives MTQPSSLVVRELTTGTPMTSAHVARICDGYEIDALATGYVEREYLIYGQAHSYTGNAAGPIAVVEAPPCDYVTRIIVRRPRDGEACSGRVLMEPLNTSSGADHDPLWCHVGALLEWCGDTWVGISTHAVSGLRLREHDPARYADIDIATNDFGWDIITHVGNLLRSASKHSPLLEHDITRLYLGGYSQSGTETATYAVAFGAHTTLFDGYFPAARAASLAPISSGNSWILPMEIGPIAPCPAPVLEVIPQTDVEGFIARLTADQDYLNPGGAWVRRNDADTDGDRYRLYEIAGAAHIGAMPGCDGRSDYPLSAMLRACLVRLFDWVEAGVAPPRVPRIVLAEQGQISVASTDEYGNAIGGVRAPHLDVPLACYAVHSTPGILCKLGGDQTLLAVPLLHRRYRDRDSYLAEFTASLDAAVGDGRVLAADRAPLLDHQIALSAAAFGFAASPG, from the coding sequence ATGACGCAACCCAGCAGCCTGGTGGTGCGCGAGCTCACCACCGGAACACCCATGACGAGCGCGCATGTCGCGCGAATTTGCGATGGCTATGAAATCGACGCACTCGCAACGGGTTACGTCGAACGCGAATACCTCATCTATGGCCAAGCGCACAGCTACACCGGTAACGCAGCCGGCCCGATAGCTGTAGTCGAGGCACCGCCGTGCGACTATGTCACCCGCATCATCGTCCGGCGGCCGCGCGACGGCGAGGCCTGCAGCGGCCGCGTGCTGATGGAGCCACTCAACACCAGTTCGGGCGCCGATCACGATCCGCTCTGGTGCCACGTCGGCGCACTACTCGAGTGGTGCGGGGACACCTGGGTCGGGATCTCCACCCACGCCGTCTCCGGCCTGCGACTGCGCGAGCATGACCCGGCCCGGTACGCCGACATCGACATCGCGACCAACGATTTCGGCTGGGACATCATCACCCACGTCGGGAACCTGCTGCGCTCAGCGTCGAAGCACAGCCCGCTGCTCGAGCACGACATCACCCGTCTATATCTCGGAGGCTATTCGCAGAGTGGGACCGAAACTGCCACTTATGCAGTGGCATTCGGTGCTCACACAACACTCTTCGATGGCTACTTTCCAGCCGCGCGCGCGGCGAGCCTGGCTCCGATCTCCTCGGGAAACAGCTGGATCCTCCCGATGGAGATCGGCCCGATCGCGCCCTGCCCGGCACCCGTGCTCGAAGTGATACCGCAGACCGACGTCGAGGGATTCATCGCCCGGCTGACCGCAGACCAGGATTACCTCAACCCCGGAGGCGCATGGGTCCGGCGAAACGACGCCGACACCGACGGTGATCGGTATCGGCTCTATGAGATTGCCGGCGCCGCGCACATCGGTGCCATGCCCGGGTGCGACGGGCGCTCGGATTACCCGCTGTCAGCAATGCTGCGGGCCTGCTTGGTGAGGCTGTTCGATTGGGTCGAGGCCGGTGTGGCGCCGCCACGGGTGCCCAGAATCGTTCTAGCAGAACAAGGTCAGATCTCGGTAGCGTCGACCGACGAGTACGGAAACGCAATTGGGGGTGTGCGTGCACCGCATCTCGATGTCCCGCTGGCGTGCTATGCGGTGCACTCGACTCCGGGCATCCTGTGCAAATTGGGCGGCGACCAAACCCTGCTCGCGGTGCCGCTGCTACACCGGCGCTACCGCGATCGCGACAGCTACCTGGCTGAGTTCACCGCCAGCCTCGATGCCGCGGTCGGCGACGGCCGCGTGCTGGCCGCCGACCGGGCGCCGTTGCTGGACCACCAGATCGCGCTGTCCGCAGCGGCTTTCGGCTTCGCGGCGAGCCCGGGATAA
- a CDS encoding 4Fe-4S binding protein, whose product MPYVITQNCCKDASCVPACPVDCIRPVGDSAGSPDTDMLYIDPEACIDCGACVEECPVDAIHYDEDLPAQQARFKEINAAYFAHHPLEPAAPVSSPSRRAVSAGPLRVAVVGAGPAACYTATELLAIDGVHVNMFERLPVPYGLIRAGVAPDHQNTKSVVRIFENALKSPRFGCYLDTEVGDILTHDDVMAHHHAVVYAVGAAASRDLGIPGEDLPGSQAAAHFVGWYNGHPDHSAHQFDLRGERAVIVGNGNVALDIARVLLMEPQALARTDIADHALQTLSDSSIREVVILGRRQLRDAAFSVGEFLALGYMPGVQVMVEGADLAARPGDGVDTSIKMAIATDYAGRPSEPADKRIVFRFGVAPAAVLGTDRVQGVQLVPTDSAGSGASCVLDTSLLLRSIGYRGVTPPGLHADATSGAVANDDGRAIDGDGRPLNGVYVSGWIKRGPRGVIGTNRACAQATVSRLWDDYQAGRLNSDIAPDGELDELLAQRGISPIDWAGWKAIDSVERDRGAAASRPRIKFTSLEQMRAVAQH is encoded by the coding sequence ATGCCCTATGTCATTACACAAAACTGCTGCAAGGACGCCAGCTGCGTGCCGGCGTGCCCGGTCGACTGTATCCGCCCTGTCGGTGACAGCGCGGGATCTCCCGACACCGACATGCTTTACATCGATCCCGAAGCGTGTATCGACTGCGGCGCCTGCGTCGAGGAATGTCCCGTGGATGCGATCCACTACGACGAGGACTTGCCTGCCCAGCAGGCGCGCTTCAAAGAGATCAACGCCGCATATTTCGCGCACCATCCGCTCGAGCCAGCGGCACCGGTGAGCTCGCCCAGTCGTCGTGCGGTATCGGCCGGCCCGCTACGCGTAGCCGTCGTGGGTGCCGGTCCTGCAGCGTGCTACACCGCGACCGAACTGCTGGCCATCGACGGGGTACACGTCAACATGTTTGAGCGCCTGCCGGTGCCCTACGGGCTGATCCGCGCCGGTGTCGCACCGGACCATCAGAACACCAAGTCAGTGGTGCGTATTTTCGAAAACGCCTTGAAGAGCCCCCGGTTTGGCTGCTACCTCGACACGGAAGTCGGCGACATACTCACCCACGACGATGTGATGGCCCACCACCATGCGGTGGTCTACGCCGTCGGGGCGGCGGCCAGCCGCGACCTCGGCATCCCCGGTGAAGATCTGCCCGGTTCCCAAGCCGCGGCGCATTTTGTTGGCTGGTATAACGGCCATCCCGACCATTCCGCGCACCAGTTCGATCTGCGCGGTGAACGCGCGGTCATTGTCGGCAACGGCAACGTGGCCCTCGACATCGCGCGCGTTCTGCTGATGGAGCCGCAGGCATTGGCCCGCACCGATATTGCTGACCATGCATTGCAGACGCTGTCCGACAGCAGCATTCGCGAGGTGGTGATCCTCGGGCGCCGCCAGCTACGCGATGCGGCCTTCTCCGTGGGCGAGTTCCTTGCGCTGGGCTACATGCCGGGTGTGCAGGTAATGGTCGAGGGCGCAGACCTGGCCGCGCGTCCGGGCGACGGTGTCGACACCTCAATCAAAATGGCGATCGCGACCGACTACGCGGGCCGCCCCAGCGAACCGGCCGACAAACGAATCGTCTTCCGGTTCGGTGTAGCGCCCGCTGCCGTCCTGGGCACTGACCGGGTGCAGGGGGTGCAGCTTGTACCCACCGATTCCGCTGGCTCCGGCGCCTCCTGCGTCCTGGACACCTCCTTGCTGTTGCGCTCGATCGGCTACCGCGGTGTCACGCCGCCGGGGCTGCACGCTGATGCGACCAGCGGCGCTGTCGCCAATGACGACGGTCGAGCGATCGACGGCGACGGCAGGCCTCTCAACGGTGTCTATGTCAGCGGCTGGATCAAACGGGGACCTCGCGGCGTTATCGGGACCAACCGCGCATGTGCGCAAGCCACCGTCTCGCGCCTGTGGGATGACTATCAGGCCGGCCGACTTAACAGTGATATCGCCCCCGACGGTGAGTTGGATGAGCTTCTGGCACAACGCGGTATCTCCCCTATCGATTGGGCCGGGTGGAAGGCCATCGACAGCGTCGAGCGTGACCGCGGGGCAGCGGCATCACGGCCACGAATCAAATTCACAAGTCTCGAGCAGATGCGCGCCGTGGCGCAGCATTAG
- a CDS encoding acyl-CoA synthetase: MPPDADFNLAEVFRTVARAVPDRRAVLWGDRDVTFAEMDRRCDGVAHYLVSRGLGCRAERDDLLPHESGQDHVGLYLRNGNEYLESMIGGYRARVAPFNVNYRYVDNELIYLLQDSRAKALVYNAEFAPRVAAIRDRVPDLEILIQVADDSGHALLPDAVDYESVVATPPPRTGMPTPRGEDVFLLYTGGTTGMPKGVLWRQHDIFVSSMGGRPFGSDLPCGSYSELADRAGAAAGPGGAASVLLITPLIHGAAQWAAFTIFSMGGWVAFPDDVESLRPQQILRLAERERVMSIPVVGDAVARPLIDELERGGYDLSGLVSISNGGAALTQTARSRLLAILPNLLVIDAAGASESGLQMNSISTHESSADAAMFTPSAETGVISVDFGRELSPGEGDGWLARHSLIPLGYLGDADKTARTFPVIKGVRWSVPGDRARLLADGRIELLGRDSITINSGGEKIFVEEVERALATHPDVYDVVVVGRPSARWGSEVVAIIEAVEGTDPSDADLIDACGRHVARYKLPKAILRTTAIARSPSGKADYRWAAQIAAENAAPTA, translated from the coding sequence ATGCCGCCTGACGCAGATTTCAACCTTGCTGAGGTATTTCGCACTGTGGCCCGCGCGGTGCCGGATCGCCGAGCTGTGTTGTGGGGCGACCGTGACGTCACCTTCGCTGAGATGGATCGCCGCTGTGACGGTGTCGCTCACTACCTGGTGTCGCGCGGTCTCGGTTGCCGCGCCGAGCGTGACGATCTGCTGCCTCACGAATCCGGGCAGGATCACGTCGGGCTCTACCTACGTAACGGCAACGAGTATCTCGAGTCGATGATCGGCGGGTATCGGGCCCGGGTGGCACCGTTCAACGTCAACTACCGCTATGTCGATAACGAGCTGATCTACCTGCTGCAGGACTCTCGGGCTAAGGCGTTGGTTTACAACGCCGAGTTCGCGCCGCGCGTGGCCGCGATCCGCGATCGCGTCCCGGATTTGGAGATCCTCATTCAAGTAGCCGATGACAGCGGCCACGCGTTGTTGCCGGATGCGGTGGACTACGAGTCGGTCGTAGCGACTCCCCCACCACGGACCGGTATGCCCACGCCTCGTGGCGAGGATGTCTTCCTGCTCTACACCGGTGGGACGACGGGCATGCCGAAAGGAGTGTTGTGGCGTCAGCACGACATCTTCGTGTCGTCGATGGGTGGAAGGCCGTTCGGTTCGGATCTACCGTGCGGCTCGTATTCCGAGCTCGCCGACCGCGCAGGCGCTGCAGCAGGACCGGGCGGGGCGGCGTCGGTTCTGCTGATCACACCGCTGATCCACGGTGCCGCGCAGTGGGCAGCGTTCACCATCTTCAGCATGGGCGGATGGGTCGCCTTCCCCGACGATGTCGAATCGCTGCGGCCGCAGCAGATCCTGCGGCTGGCCGAACGGGAGCGCGTTATGAGCATCCCGGTCGTCGGGGACGCGGTTGCGCGCCCGCTCATCGACGAGCTTGAACGCGGCGGCTACGACCTTTCCGGGTTGGTGTCGATCAGCAACGGTGGTGCAGCATTGACCCAGACCGCGCGATCGCGGCTGTTGGCGATCCTGCCGAACCTGTTAGTCATTGACGCCGCCGGCGCCTCGGAATCGGGTCTGCAGATGAACTCGATATCGACACACGAATCATCGGCCGATGCTGCAATGTTTACTCCCAGCGCCGAAACCGGGGTCATTTCTGTAGATTTCGGCCGGGAGCTGTCCCCCGGTGAGGGTGACGGCTGGCTGGCCCGGCACAGCCTGATCCCGCTGGGCTACCTCGGAGACGCCGACAAGACCGCGCGTACCTTCCCCGTTATCAAAGGAGTGCGATGGTCGGTCCCCGGAGACCGCGCCCGCCTGCTGGCAGACGGCCGCATCGAGCTTCTGGGCCGCGACTCCATCACGATTAACTCCGGCGGCGAGAAAATCTTCGTCGAGGAGGTCGAACGCGCTCTCGCAACCCACCCCGACGTCTACGACGTCGTCGTAGTCGGACGGCCCTCCGCGCGGTGGGGCAGCGAAGTCGTGGCGATCATCGAGGCCGTCGAAGGTACTGACCCTTCCGATGCCGACCTGATCGACGCATGCGGGCGCCATGTGGCCCGTTACAAGCTGCCCAAGGCGATTCTGCGGACCACCGCGATCGCGCGTTCACCGTCCGGCAAAGCCGACTACCGCTGGGCGGCGCAGATCGCCGCTGAAAACGCTGCTCCGACAGCCTAA
- a CDS encoding TetR/AcrR family transcriptional regulator — translation MPAGSASRRPDRRPAQTIRKLLDAGLEELRTSTYSGVTMRAVAARAGVSPASAYRYFPSKDALVAGLYLELLQDAPRHVDVNDSAFTRVSSTMRDMALVGADEPELTAACAAALLADDPAVSPVRLEIANEVSARIRSALGPGWTESAKSTLEMAFAGAMMAARVLTVDQIFDRLDDAVALVLGCGAP, via the coding sequence GTGCCCGCCGGTTCCGCGTCACGACGCCCCGATCGGCGTCCTGCACAGACGATCCGCAAGCTCCTTGATGCCGGCCTGGAGGAGCTTCGCACCTCGACCTATAGCGGGGTCACGATGCGCGCAGTGGCTGCACGGGCCGGGGTGTCCCCGGCGAGCGCCTACAGGTATTTCCCATCGAAAGATGCGCTGGTCGCCGGGCTGTATCTGGAGTTGCTACAAGACGCTCCCCGCCATGTCGACGTCAACGATTCCGCTTTCACCCGGGTGTCGTCAACGATGCGGGATATGGCTCTCGTGGGCGCTGACGAGCCTGAACTGACCGCGGCTTGCGCCGCTGCGTTGCTGGCCGACGACCCTGCGGTGAGCCCTGTGCGTCTCGAGATCGCCAACGAGGTGTCGGCGCGCATCCGATCGGCGTTGGGGCCAGGGTGGACCGAATCCGCGAAGTCCACATTGGAGATGGCGTTCGCGGGCGCCATGATGGCCGCCCGCGTGTTAACCGTCGATCAGATTTTTGACCGCCTTGATGACGCCGTCGCCTTGGTTCTGGGTTGCGGAGCTCCCTGA